A genomic region of Alicyclobacillus sp. SO9 contains the following coding sequences:
- a CDS encoding flavodoxin domain-containing protein gives MKVYVLHASMYGHTITLGEAIAEGAKEVSGAEVIFKSVDETEPDELKSADAIIWGSSGVFGEPNPKMSNFLSKLGQLWFFGNLQGKVGGVYATTSTHHGGVENICRALQTPMQHHGMIIVSNTGQFNEDRAVYGNPYGATAVIPVESAKDAPMNRPSEAELKIAREYGRSVAEVARKMTAEMVHA, from the coding sequence ATGAAAGTATACGTTTTACATGCCAGCATGTATGGACATACCATCACACTTGGTGAAGCCATTGCAGAAGGAGCCAAAGAGGTTTCTGGAGCAGAAGTCATTTTTAAGTCTGTTGACGAAACGGAACCTGATGAATTGAAGTCTGCAGACGCCATTATCTGGGGTTCTTCAGGCGTCTTTGGTGAGCCGAATCCAAAAATGTCGAATTTCCTGTCCAAATTAGGACAGTTGTGGTTCTTCGGTAATCTTCAAGGCAAGGTTGGCGGTGTCTATGCAACAACATCCACACATCACGGGGGTGTAGAGAATATCTGCAGAGCGCTACAAACTCCGATGCAACACCATGGGATGATTATCGTTTCGAATACAGGTCAGTTCAATGAAGATAGAGCAGTATACGGAAACCCGTATGGGGCCACAGCCGTGATTCCGGTTGAATCAGCAAAGGATGCACCAATGAATCGCCCTTCCGAGGCAGAATTAAAAATCGCACGAGAGTATGGTCGGTCTGTAGCCGAAGTAGCAAGGAAAATGACAGCCGAAATGGTACACGCCTAA
- a CDS encoding SDR family oxidoreductase, whose protein sequence is MELVENKVVVITGASSGIGQATAIRLAQNGAKVVLSARREERLTETVDQITAAGGKASYFSADVASMEDVQALADFAVQTYGTIDVWVNNAGLMPLSFLNKRKVDEWDRMIDVNIKGVLYGIAAAVPIMEEQKSGHIINVSSVAGHRVGMAGAVYSGTKFAVRAITEGLRMELSPTSNIRATIISPGMVETELLTTITDEDALNALKSRATAQALQSEDIAEAIFYAINQPERASVNEILIRPTTQLS, encoded by the coding sequence CTGGAATTGGTTGAAAACAAGGTAGTTGTCATCACGGGGGCCAGTAGTGGTATCGGACAAGCTACGGCCATTCGTTTAGCACAAAATGGAGCAAAGGTTGTTTTGTCCGCACGGCGGGAGGAGAGGCTGACAGAGACTGTCGATCAAATTACGGCAGCGGGTGGGAAGGCGAGCTATTTCAGCGCAGATGTGGCTTCAATGGAAGACGTTCAGGCTTTAGCAGACTTTGCAGTCCAAACATACGGCACAATTGATGTTTGGGTAAACAATGCAGGGCTCATGCCACTTTCTTTCCTCAACAAACGTAAAGTTGATGAGTGGGATCGAATGATCGACGTGAATATCAAAGGGGTTCTCTACGGTATTGCGGCTGCCGTACCCATCATGGAAGAACAAAAGAGTGGGCATATCATCAACGTCTCTTCGGTTGCAGGACATCGTGTCGGCATGGCTGGAGCTGTTTACAGTGGAACCAAGTTTGCGGTACGTGCAATTACGGAGGGACTTCGTATGGAATTATCACCGACCTCGAATATTCGGGCGACGATTATCTCTCCTGGCATGGTTGAGACAGAGTTACTTACCACGATAACGGATGAGGATGCCCTGAATGCGTTGAAATCTCGGGCAACGGCACAGGCGCTTCAATCTGAAGACATTGCCGAAGCGATATTCTATGCAATCAACCAACCAGAAAGAGCATCTGTGAATGAAATATTGATCCGACCAACAACGCAGCTGTCGTAG
- a CDS encoding CBO0543 family protein, whose translation MHSFAILEQARRHLSLTSYDYWLEHSLFSWQWWFLLTLSVVPWVIWWILTDRNRIYEIASYGMLIGCISSLLDLWGTNSLFWAYPHQLLWFLIPALIPVDLSVLPVEHMLIYQYFRTWKSFIVALLVAALIVAFVVEPLFVRFHLYVLYSWKFIYSVPLYMLKAIFARWVIERLKASSR comes from the coding sequence TTGCATTCATTTGCGATATTGGAGCAAGCTCGTCGACATCTTAGCTTAACCTCATATGACTACTGGCTTGAGCACTCGCTCTTCTCTTGGCAGTGGTGGTTTCTCCTTACCCTTTCCGTTGTCCCCTGGGTCATTTGGTGGATATTAACTGATCGAAATCGCATATATGAGATTGCCAGTTACGGCATGCTCATTGGGTGTATTTCGTCCCTTCTCGACTTATGGGGAACAAACTCACTGTTCTGGGCTTATCCGCATCAGTTGCTATGGTTTCTCATTCCAGCTCTCATTCCCGTCGACTTATCAGTCTTACCGGTCGAGCACATGTTGATCTACCAATACTTTCGGACATGGAAGTCGTTCATTGTAGCATTGTTGGTCGCAGCACTTATTGTCGCATTTGTGGTGGAACCGCTGTTTGTTAGGTTTCACCTGTATGTCCTGTACTCGTGGAAGTTTATATACTCTGTACCGTTATACATGCTCAAAGCGATCTTTGCACGATGGGTTATTGAACGCTTAAAGGCTTCCTCCCGATGA
- a CDS encoding ribonucleoside-diphosphate reductase subunit alpha, which translates to MKEVIHSVCHGLDGCHPEALLNVIRTQSREGMSQQAIVRLVIQLAVEKTSIEEPNWQYVAARLLLSSIYQEAADNRGLEASPYTDFHALIKRLEDIGRYGTYIRKKYTKEEINELEQYIRPERDLLFNYVGLKQLMDRYVIRGESAEVLELPQELFMGVAMHLAMNEAGRVERAKQFYDVLSKLEATVATPTLSNARKPFHQLSSCFIDMPEDDLISIYETDKAFARVSKFGGGMGIYVGKIRARGSAIRNHKGASGGVIPWVRNYNNTAVSCNQLGVRSGAVAVYLDVWHKDIQDFLQLKTNNGDERLKAHDIFPGVCIPDEFMRRVESRGSWHLFCPYEVEKAMGFRLEDAWGEEFERRYQACIDNPELDRIEIPAIDIMKRILQSTFETGTPFVFFRDTANRMNPNKHAGMIYCSNLCTEIMQNMKPMQLTEETDEDGNIVVRYKPGEFVVCNLSSLNLGRCKSREDMERIVETQIRGMDNVIDLNYYPVKQAEMSNQKYRAIGLGISGYHQHLAQNKFLWESEDHLSHVDELFEWINFFAIKASMELAIEKGAYSLFEGSDWHTGAYFDLRGYRSRPDGPDWDWLRHEVQRHGIRNAYLFAIAPTSSTSLIAGSTAGIDPVFARFFMEEKKNGVVPQTAPNLNSDTFWYYKEAHTINQSWSIRAAAIRQRHIDQSQSFNLYITPDIPVRDFLNLYMEAWKSGLKTVYYVRNKSLEVEECVACSS; encoded by the coding sequence ATGAAAGAGGTCATTCACTCGGTCTGCCACGGTCTTGATGGTTGCCATCCAGAGGCACTGCTGAACGTTATACGAACGCAGTCTAGGGAGGGCATGTCTCAACAGGCCATTGTGAGGTTGGTCATTCAATTAGCGGTCGAAAAGACCTCGATTGAAGAGCCCAACTGGCAGTACGTTGCGGCTCGGCTACTGCTGTCGAGTATCTATCAAGAAGCTGCCGATAACCGAGGATTGGAGGCTTCTCCGTATACCGACTTTCATGCGCTCATTAAGAGACTTGAGGACATTGGTCGGTATGGAACTTACATTCGGAAGAAATACACCAAGGAAGAAATCAACGAGCTTGAGCAGTACATAAGGCCGGAACGTGACTTGCTGTTCAACTATGTCGGGTTAAAGCAACTTATGGATCGGTACGTGATTCGGGGGGAGAGCGCAGAGGTTCTGGAGTTGCCTCAAGAGTTGTTCATGGGTGTCGCTATGCATCTGGCGATGAATGAAGCGGGCAGGGTAGAGCGTGCCAAGCAGTTTTACGATGTCCTATCAAAGCTTGAAGCAACAGTTGCAACACCAACACTGAGCAATGCTCGCAAACCATTCCATCAGTTGAGTTCCTGCTTTATCGATATGCCGGAGGACGATCTCATTAGTATCTACGAAACGGATAAGGCCTTTGCCCGTGTATCGAAATTCGGCGGAGGGATGGGGATCTACGTTGGGAAGATTCGAGCACGAGGTTCAGCTATCAGAAATCACAAGGGAGCCAGTGGTGGAGTCATTCCATGGGTTCGGAATTACAACAACACAGCGGTGAGCTGCAACCAACTGGGGGTGCGCAGTGGTGCGGTCGCTGTCTATCTCGATGTTTGGCACAAGGACATTCAAGATTTCCTGCAACTCAAGACGAACAACGGGGATGAGCGACTCAAAGCACACGATATCTTCCCTGGCGTGTGTATTCCTGATGAGTTTATGCGGCGTGTTGAGTCACGAGGCAGTTGGCATCTCTTCTGTCCTTATGAGGTAGAGAAAGCTATGGGATTCCGTTTGGAAGATGCATGGGGTGAAGAGTTCGAACGTCGTTATCAAGCGTGCATTGACAACCCTGAGCTTGACCGAATTGAAATACCAGCTATCGACATCATGAAAAGGATCCTCCAGTCCACCTTTGAGACGGGAACTCCGTTTGTGTTTTTTCGTGATACGGCAAACCGGATGAATCCCAACAAACATGCAGGCATGATCTACTGTAGCAATCTTTGTACAGAGATCATGCAGAACATGAAGCCAATGCAGTTGACGGAAGAAACAGATGAGGATGGCAACATTGTGGTTCGGTACAAACCAGGTGAGTTTGTCGTTTGTAACCTCTCCTCGCTCAACCTTGGTCGGTGCAAGTCTCGAGAGGATATGGAACGTATTGTGGAAACGCAAATTCGAGGCATGGACAACGTGATTGACTTGAACTACTACCCAGTAAAACAAGCAGAAATGAGCAATCAGAAATACCGAGCGATTGGACTGGGTATCAGTGGGTATCATCAGCACCTCGCCCAAAACAAGTTTCTTTGGGAGTCTGAGGACCATCTAAGTCACGTCGACGAACTGTTTGAATGGATCAACTTCTTCGCTATCAAGGCCTCCATGGAACTGGCGATAGAGAAGGGCGCTTATTCACTGTTTGAAGGGTCCGATTGGCACACTGGAGCGTACTTTGATCTTCGTGGTTACCGCAGTCGACCAGATGGACCAGATTGGGACTGGCTTCGACATGAGGTACAGAGACACGGCATACGGAATGCATACCTGTTTGCCATTGCTCCGACAAGTAGTACAAGTTTGATTGCAGGAAGTACGGCAGGCATCGATCCTGTATTTGCTCGATTCTTCATGGAGGAGAAAAAGAACGGGGTCGTGCCGCAGACGGCACCGAATCTGAACTCGGACACATTTTGGTACTACAAAGAGGCGCATACCATCAACCAATCATGGAGTATCCGAGCTGCGGCTATCAGACAGCGACACATTGACCAATCACAATCGTTCAATCTGTACATTACGCCAGACATTCCAGTACGGGACTTTTTGAACCTATACATGGAGGCGTGGAAGTCGGGGCTGAAAACCGTCTACTACGTACGAAATAAGTCGCTTGAGGTCGAGGAATGTGTTGCCTGTTCTTCGTGA
- a CDS encoding ribonucleotide-diphosphate reductase subunit beta, which translates to MELQRTKLFNESGDRDWGSRRIIGGNTTNLLELNNVKYDWAYRMYRAMMSNFWIPEEIPLADDARQYATLSEHERRSFNKILSFLIFLDSIQTHNLPNVNEYITAPEVNLCLTVHAFQEAVHSQSYGYILDSVVSADVRDAIYNEWRTDEHLLKRNQFITDRYEEFINDPSDENLVKTVMANFILEGVYFYSGFSFFFALGRQGKMLGTVSEIKYIQRDELTHLALFRQIFHEIAKENPQLMTSKLLEELREMMRQAVEHEVAWGQYVTDGQISGLTNELIAKYIQYLANLRLKSLDMAAPFPQVTEHPMPWVEQFAAMNSMKTDFFEQKVTNYTKSANLKWDDL; encoded by the coding sequence GTGGAACTGCAGAGAACAAAGTTATTTAACGAATCCGGTGACCGAGATTGGGGAAGCAGGCGGATCATCGGCGGCAATACAACAAACCTGCTCGAACTTAACAACGTGAAATACGACTGGGCTTATCGCATGTATCGTGCGATGATGAGCAACTTTTGGATTCCGGAAGAAATCCCGCTCGCAGACGATGCACGACAGTACGCAACACTCTCAGAGCATGAGCGCCGCAGCTTTAACAAGATTCTCTCGTTTCTGATCTTCTTGGACAGTATTCAGACCCACAACTTGCCGAACGTCAACGAATACATTACGGCGCCTGAGGTGAACTTGTGCCTGACGGTTCATGCCTTTCAAGAAGCCGTTCACTCTCAATCATACGGCTACATTCTGGACTCAGTTGTCAGCGCAGACGTAAGAGATGCGATTTACAACGAATGGCGCACGGATGAACATCTACTTAAACGGAATCAATTCATCACAGATCGGTATGAGGAATTTATTAACGATCCGAGTGACGAAAACCTTGTCAAAACTGTGATGGCGAATTTCATCTTGGAAGGCGTGTACTTCTACTCTGGTTTCAGTTTCTTCTTTGCGCTTGGACGCCAGGGAAAAATGCTAGGAACGGTATCCGAGATCAAATACATCCAAAGAGATGAATTAACCCATCTGGCCCTGTTTCGGCAAATCTTCCACGAGATAGCAAAAGAAAACCCACAGTTAATGACGTCTAAACTTCTTGAGGAGCTACGGGAGATGATGCGTCAGGCTGTGGAGCATGAAGTTGCGTGGGGGCAGTACGTAACGGACGGGCAGATTTCTGGACTGACCAATGAACTCATTGCCAAGTATATTCAATATCTAGCGAATCTTCGGCTCAAGTCGCTAGACATGGCTGCACCATTTCCGCAGGTCACCGAGCACCCGATGCCTTGGGTAGAACAATTCGCAGCGATGAACTCCATGAAGACAGATTTCTTTGAACAGAAGGTGACCAATTACACCAAGTCAGCCAACCTCAAGTGGGATGATCTATAA
- a CDS encoding hemolysin III family protein, whose protein sequence is MAETHTFSKGEEIANAVTHGIGALLSIAALVVLIVFSSHYGTAWYVVSFTVFGSTMLILYTSSTLVHALPAGRGKDLFEVFDHTSIYFFIAGSYTPFTFFVIQGVLGWTIFGIVWGLALAGTVFKAFYVKRYLFTSTILYVVMGWMIVVGWHRIVQNLHIHGIELLVAGGICYTVGAIFYVWRGFKYHHSVWHLFVIAGSAFHFFCILLFLLPQ, encoded by the coding sequence ATGGCAGAGACACATACGTTTTCTAAAGGTGAGGAAATAGCAAATGCGGTGACGCATGGCATTGGGGCACTGCTCAGTATTGCAGCATTAGTCGTATTAATTGTCTTTTCGTCACACTACGGTACTGCATGGTATGTAGTAAGTTTTACGGTTTTTGGCTCCACTATGCTGATTCTCTACACATCTTCCACCTTAGTCCACGCCCTGCCAGCGGGAAGAGGAAAAGACCTATTTGAAGTTTTTGATCACACTTCAATCTACTTTTTCATCGCAGGTTCGTACACCCCATTTACTTTCTTTGTGATTCAGGGCGTCTTGGGTTGGACCATCTTCGGAATTGTATGGGGCCTGGCCCTGGCTGGGACAGTATTCAAGGCGTTTTATGTTAAGAGATATCTTTTCACCTCGACCATTCTCTACGTCGTCATGGGCTGGATGATAGTTGTGGGGTGGCATCGGATCGTTCAAAATCTACATATTCATGGTATCGAGCTTTTGGTGGCCGGTGGGATTTGTTATACCGTAGGGGCGATATTCTATGTGTGGAGAGGATTTAAGTATCATCATTCTGTATGGCACCTGTTTGTTATAGCGGGAAGCGCTTTTCACTTTTTCTGTATACTGCTGTTTCTATTACCTCAGTAA